The following are encoded in a window of Acropora muricata isolate sample 2 chromosome 6, ASM3666990v1, whole genome shotgun sequence genomic DNA:
- the LOC136919971 gene encoding uncharacterized protein: MGCPTMDLPEEYMEPILDAIMPKRNVKLIHKTAIESRQQHMKDFPSASMNTMHLLFSGSSEEGLYLPDLSLVRKPVHSSESSMVCADQDIMIVWEHLPVNQELRRKAFAVLEVNDTHPGYCRLRFNPAFSASSRTERQPDITIEDGGVDKNGFIYNSKFVVAMSKMLKLQKRGISVFEVIDRPGYNLRTNHALHGPAFMSSVVCSGGNELSVDHVHSLHCQEWPEVASAWIHRHRPSRWPSPRLIRDIAKQGCHVVPVSHWRSPRPSVEWRLSFSDAEVTLALTLSSIPRRCYLFLKLLHIHKFKKRGVALATYFLKTALFWICESISLSEWKEMKTVEGIQRLLNFLLKSCEERALPNYFVPQNNLFSGLGVVQMSKTKEAITEVLANPVQHLVDLTRSYNASHMPVEPLIADIVDCCLSRFPRPESDSAELSRFQNCLRGHVVNGLLTQGDSTYEALAVVTACDDIEKLPSATDCLAAFENFVEIESDLGGIDLKLQLAVIASIHHNLGCLALLENDQEAHSDFCQKAKNLFETLLRPSDPIDIHQIWMFVDYCNLLRSLKEYDKALRVVYAVMKAQSNKRYPNVRNTYANHNSHTGGDLFSWEVEHHGSFDVLSFGNLLYVAALCHVDRGRELRGNRHTGHKGAWIFASWLEEFVRDKCNRFATIGDEADVAMLGFLMIEMEEHQKAIEIFNWALEVYPDYLNAKVYRDLAVDEINKNLNNRKA, from the coding sequence ATGGGCTGTCCGACGATGGATTTGCCAGAGGAATACATGGAACCTATCCTTGATGCGATCATGCCTAAACGTAACGTAAAGTTGATTCACAAAACAGCAATAGAGAGCAGACAGCAGCACATGAAAGACTTTCCCTCTGCTAGTATGAATACGATGCATTTATTGTTCAGTGGCAGTAGCGAAGAGGGATTGTATCTACCAGATCTTTCCCTAGTGAGAAAACCAGTGCACAGCTCCGAATCATCGATGGTTTGTGCCGATCAAGATATAATGATTGTTTGGGAACATTTGCCTGTAAATCAGGAGCTTCGGAGAAAAGCATTTGCTGTCTTGGAAGTGAATGACACTCACCCTGGCTACTGTCGACTTCGCTTCAATCCAGCGTTTTCTGCGAGTTCAAGAACTGAACGCCAACCGGACATTACAATAGAAGATGGCGGAGTGGATAAGAATGGCTTCATATATAATTCCAAGTTTGTCGTGGCCATGTCAAAGATGCTAAAGCTACAAAAGCGGGGAATATCAGTTTTCGAAGTTATTGACCGTCCTGGGTACAATCTTCGGACAAATCACGCGTTGCATGGGCCAGCTTTCATGAGCAGTGTGGTGTGCTCTGGCGGCAACGAGCTCAGTGTGGACCACGTTCACTCACTTCACTGTCAGGAGTGGCCTGAGGTTGCTTCGGCATGGATACATCGACACAGACCGTCAAGGTGGCCCAGTCCGCGGCTGATACGAGACATTGCAAAACAAGGTTGTCACGTTGTGCCTGTTTCACATTGGCGAAGCCCGCGGCCCAGCGTGGAATGGCGGTTATCTTTCTCAGACGCGGAAGTGACGCTAGCGTTGACCTTGTCATCAATCCCCCGAAGATGTTACCTCTTTCTAAAGCTGCTGCACATCCACAAGTTTAAAAAGCGTGGTGTGGCCTTAGCGACGTACtttttgaaaaccgctctgtTCTGGATATGTGAGAGTATCAGTTTGTCGGAATGGAAAGAGATGAAAACAGTTGAAGGCATTCAACGACTTTTGAATTTCCTCCTTAAAAGCTGCGAGGAACGTGCGTTACCAAATTACTTCGTACCTCAGAACAACTTGTTCAGTGGGTTAGGCGTTGTGCAGATGTCAAAGACAAAGGAAGCGATCACAGAAGTGCTAGCAAATCCAGTTCAACATCTCGTAGACCTTACAAGGTCTTACAACGCTTCCCATATGCCTGTAGAGCCGCTGATTGCTGATATTGTTGACTGCTGTCTGTCTCGTTTTCCCAGGCCAGAGAGCGACTCTGCCGAGCTGAGTAGATTCCAGAATTGTCTTCGTGGTCACGTCGTCAATGGCTTACTCACACAGGGAGATTCCACGTACGAAGCACTCGCAGTTGTCACTGCTTGTGACGACATAGAAAAACTCCCTTCTGCCACCGACTGCCTGGCTgcttttgaaaattttgttgaAATTGAATCAGATCTCGGTGGTATTGATCTGAAGCTGCAGCTGGCGGTGATTGCATCGATACACCACAATCTTGGCTGCTTGGCGTTGCTGGAAAATGACCAGGAAGCGCACAGTGATTTTTGCCAGAAAGCCAAGAACTTGTTTGAGACCCTACTGAGACCTTCGGATCCAATTGACATCCATCAGATCTGGATGTTTGTCGACTACTGCAATCTCTTGAGATCTCTCAAAGAATACGACAAAGCTTTGCGAGTTGTTTATGCAGTCATGAAGGCACAGTCAAATAAGAGGTACCCTAACGTTCGTAACACTTATGCGAATCATAACAGCCACACAGGAGGCGACCTTTTCTCTTGGGAAGTTGAGCATCACGGATCCTTTGACGTACTTTCGTTTGGAAACTTGTTGTATGTGGCTGCACTGTGTCATGTTGACCGGGGACGAGAGCTTCGGGGAAACCGTCACACTGGCCACAAAGGTGCCTGGATCTTTGCCAGTTGGTTGGAAGAATTTGTTCGTGATAAATGCAACAGATTTGCAACAATAGGAGACGAGGCAGATGTCGCCATGCTTGGATTCTTGATGATTGAAATGGAAGAACATCAGAAAGCAATCGAGATCTTCAACTGGGCTTTGGAGGTCTACCCTGACTATCTTAATGCGAAGGTGTACCGCGATTTGGCCGTAGACGAGATTAACAAAAATCTCAACAACAGAAAAGCTTGA